A region from the Brassica napus cultivar Da-Ae chromosome C8, Da-Ae, whole genome shotgun sequence genome encodes:
- the BNAC08G43330D gene encoding uncharacterized protein At1g08160: MAPQNQQPRRTQPQPLPGRGLNPVLCIIVALVLLGLLVGLAILITYLTLRPKTLVYTVEAASVQDFAIAKDDHISAKFNYVIKSYNPEKHVSVRYHSMRISTAHHNQSVAHKEISAFKQRPKNETRIETQLVSHNVALSKFNAKDLRAETTKGVIEMEVYITARVSYKTWIFRSRRRTLKGVCTPIMINVTANSLDGFQRVLCKTRL, encoded by the coding sequence ATGGCTCCTCAGAACCAACAGCCTCGGCGAACGCAACCGCAACCGTTGCCAGGTAGGGGTTTGAACCCCGTCCTATGCATCATTGTCGCCCTCGTCCTCTTAGGTCTCCTTGTGGGTCTCGCTATATTGATCACATACCTCACCCTCAGGCCAAAGACACTCGTCTATACTGTAGAAGCAGCGTCGGTCCAAGATTTTGCCATAGCCAAGGATGATCACATTAGCGCCAAATTCAACTATGTGATCAAATCATACAACCCGGAGAAACATGTCTCCGTGAGATATCACTCCATGCGCATCTCCACGGCTCACCATAACCAGTCCGTGGCTCACAAGGAGATCTCTGCCTTCAAGCAGCGTCCTAAGAACGAAACAAGAATTGAGACGCAGCTTGTGTCGCACAACGTGGCATTGTCTAAGTTTAATGCTAAGGACTTGAGAGCTGAAACGACCAAAGGGGTGATCGAAATGGAAGTGTATATAACGGCTAGAGTGAGCTACAAGACGTGGATTTTTCGGTCGAGGAGACGTACGTTGAAAGGTGTATGTACGCCGATAATGATCAACGTTACGGCGAACTCGTTGGATGGATTCCAGAGAGTTTTATGCAAAACTCGTCTTTAG